A stretch of DNA from Macrotis lagotis isolate mMagLag1 chromosome X, bilby.v1.9.chrom.fasta, whole genome shotgun sequence:
GGCTGGGACTGGCTTTTGTCTCCTGGGCctgttcccttcctttctttattcctgGGCATCCCCATATGTAAAACTGGGAGTGAGGGGAATAAGATCGAACCTCCTGCTGAAGTCTGACTTGTGCTCCAAGGCCCTTCCCAGCCTTGCCATCCCCTGTCCTAGGACCCCTCCCAGCTTGAGTTTTATGGGTTCCCCCTTCTCTACTAATGCCCTTCATAAATTGAAGACCCGACTATCCACATCCTGATTGCCCCAAGCCTTTTCTAGCCTCCCTCAGGGGGGaagatggggaggggggcagTGGCCTGCTCTCCCTCCTGGAGTCTCTGCCTGATGGGTGATAATGCAGAATCCCAGGTGAGTCCCAGCCTGCAGGGTGCTGGATGAACTAGAGAAGGGCCCTCCCCTTACACCTGAGGGAGAGTGCCCAGCTAATCAACATTGCAAGCAGTTTCTCTATAAAGTAGCCTCAGGGAGTGCCAGTCTCTGGAAGTTGTAGGGGGAGAAGACAATGTGGACACATGCACCTGTGATGGGGCTCCCAGGGGAGGAAAGACCCTCCACCAGTGCTAGTATGAAGGGCAGGTCTTGGCTTCCATCGTGTGGCCTCTGTCTGTGCACATGTAGGTCCATACAAGATAGAACAGGCACATCACAACATGATTTCAGAGGTGGAGGAGGGGCGACACGCACCAGGGGCCTAGGAAGGGCCTCACACTGGAGGTGACCTTGACATGAGCCGAAGGGGTCTGGGAAACAAGCAGCAAAAGGTCATGGAGAACAAGACAGATCCTCTGGGGCACCCATTCTGTAGAACCGAAAACTTCAGTGGCTTAAGGAAGTAGTTTAGGTGCGCCCCCACCCCGTGATGTCTCTCAAGGGACTAGAGGAACCAAGGAAGACACTAGtgacttcaccctgtttgcctcagtttccctagctGTAAAgcaagctgaagaaggaaatggtctCTGTACTGAGGATGGTGAGATGATCTCTTTGATAGTCTGGTTCAGCATTCAAGGGCCCCCTGCACCTGGTGGCTCCAGCCCGCCATTCTGGCCAAGTCTCGCTCAGTCTCCTGTTCCATCTTGCCCATGCTGCTTAGCCAGGGTGGGTCTTCTCCTGCTTTTGTCCATGGCCAAATCTTTCCCTTCAGGGGCCGACTGTGGTGCAATGAAGCCTGCCTCGAGTCCTCCAACTGGAAgccaattttccctctactaaTAATAACCTATTTAAAAGCAACAAAACTCTATTCATTCCACAAAGTAGAAAGGGCTTTGTGTATCATTGGCTAAGTGGTCTCCTGAAGCACAGCCTTGTGCGTGCCTCTATTGTCCCTACAAGTCAAATGCACTTGGGAGCTTCTGGAGAGCTGACTTCTCCCTGGTTTCCTTCCCTGGATCCTATCTCCCCCCCAAGACTTCTCATTGGCATGGACCGTAACCCAGCATTGAGTTCACAACCCTCCTCTGAGTCTCCTCTAGGCAGGGCCTGGGCttatttctccccctcccccaccccagcccacTCTTTACACTTAGCAGCGAGCCCACAGTAGGTGTACCCTGGCAAGTGTACATTGGCAATGTGTTGGCGTTGGTTGGACCAGTTTTAAAACTCGAAGAGATCTTGGAGTAAGTGGGTAAATGggtaagtggcagagctaggaCTAGAATACAGGTCCTCTGACTCGTCACCACCGGTCCAAAACCCTTACTATGCTCCTACCGGGTaccagagggcagctaggtaatgcagcgGATAAActgccagctctggagtcaggcagacccaATTTCCTGAGATCCAATGCAGCCTtagacaccagctgtgtgaccgtgggcaagacacttcaccccattttcctgtttcttcatctataaaatgaactgaagaaggaaatggcaaacccctccagaatctttgccaagaaaggcCCAAACGGGGTCAGTTAGACGTGACTGAACAACTACTGTCAAGCCACTAGTGCAAAGTGCTAGGGAGTCCTTCCAAGGAAGCCTCAGGTCCCGCTGGGGCCATTTCCCATGATTCCTGTGGGGGCAGGTAAGGCTCTCCCTCCCCCACACAGGCTGCGCCAGATCCCCCGCAGGCAGGCAGGTTCCACGGACCAGATCAGATCAGATCTCCCAGCTACAAGGGACCCGGCCGATGAGGAGATCTCGCCGAGCCAGGATCCCCCCAATGGTCTAACGTCAGGGAACTCAGCAGATACAATGTATCAAATTATCTGTCACATTGTAGCCTCTGTGGAGCAAGGGGAACCCAGCAGCACCATCCTTGAGGACCCACATGGCCCCCAAGTCCTCTCCAGGTCAAATGTCCACCTCCTTTGGAGGGTCTCCCAACGCGGTATGGCCTCCCTGCTATTCCTTGTGCAGCCAGCCCCTCTTGGCCTTCCCAATCGAGCCCCAAACTCTGCCTTGAACCCCACCCCCCAGTATAGGGTGCACCCCTCACCTCATATCGGTTGTTTTGTCCCACTCCTTCTGGGGCCAGAAAGTCACAATTGGCCCCCAAGGCAGTTTCTATCTGGGTCTGTCTTCACTACAAGAGGCAGCTGTGTGGCACTGTCCCAAATTGGTCAGGCTTCCCAGGGTGGGACATTCAAGGCTTTGTTTATCTTCTCCCCTATAGCACTTAGAACTTGTCACTTTTCCTCAGAAAAGTCCatcaaatcaatcaacaagcatttattaagcacctgctgtataCCAAGCACTTGCTAAGtgccagggatacaaagacagaggTGAgctagtccctgccctcaaagagcttacattctatcagggagagggagagggtgtGTGCACTCAaccagaggtaaagtgacttatacTGTTATCAAGACATGTGTCTAGGCAGAAGGTTACCAGAGCAGCAGTTCCAATCTAGGGCCCAACCCACTGGCCTACAGGGCCTCTACTTCTCTGCCTGCAGACACATCAAGCTGTGTGACCTGTTCTGGATGGGACCACCCCCCACTTCCCTTTGCCTTTTGTGCCCATGGGTCAATCTCATCCCTATTCTGAACCCATGAGGGTGAGTTAAGCTCAAAGACCCTCCAGCTTTGACTCCTATAATCCCTTTGCTGGCCCTGATGGCCTTAGCCAAGAATTCTGTCCTACATGATCTCATTCTTCTTCAGGGATCCAGAAGGACAGTCCCTGGAGACTCTGGGAACTGATCCCTACTCCACCCGGCCCAGCCAACCCAACCCAACCCAACCCAACCCAACCCCTTTTACATCTCACACAGACAAAATGGGCATTGACACCAGTTTCCGGTTTATTCTGTCATCTGGGTGTGGTGTGGTTGGAAAACCTGAGAGTGGCAGGAAGTGAATTTGGGGTTGAAGGTCCAGGCCCCACTGCAGAGGCCTGTCCTGCTCAGACTGGGGACCCAATctgcttccccctcctcccccccaccacacacacagacCTTGGTCCCATGACATGTGGCTCAACCTGGCCCCCATCACTCTGGGTCAAGCCACAGGCCCAGGGTAAGGGCACCGATGGCTTTGGGGGCCATCCAGTGAGGCTGGACCCCCAGAGGCAGCTTTGGTGTGCGGAGTGGTGAGGTGGGGACTgggatctctctctctgtctcctgagCAAGGcccaagaaaagagaaggatTTGGTCCTGGGGAGCACCCCGACCACCACCAGGTGCAGAAACTCTGGTTGGGGTTCCCCATCTCCCTGGGGGAATCCCCTGCCTCCTCCCCAGGGAGGCCTATAGCTTAAAAGGCACGGGGTTATTGGTAGTTGTGGTAGATGAGGGTAGAGCCACACACATTAGACAGACACAAGGATACACAGAACACAGAACATGGACACAACACAGGAAACACAGGACAAAATCTGTTTGGCACAAGTCACACTGGAATCATAAGAGccttggggtgtgtgtgtgggggtgccTGATCCTCCCCCAGGAGCATGAGGGGGAAGAAGAGGCAGAGCAGTGGGCAAGGCTGACCGATCAAACCTCTGCTCTACTCACAGTGGGGAGGGGGACAGGGGAGGCTTTTTGCCTGGGAAGCCAGGGCTCACAGCCCCCTGTCTACCGTGGGCCCTGGCAGCCAAGGAGCAGAGACGGAGCTCTTGGGAACAGGGTAAATGTAGTGAGGACTCCAAGGCCCTGGGGCCCAGCCCCAACACATTCGCCCCAGCCCTGCCTCCTGGGCCTCAGGGCTGGCCAGCAGCAACACCCCACTTCAGTCTGTCTTCCACACTTTGTTGAGAAGCTTCACCACTTCATCATAGATGATGAAGACGATGGCCACGTCCAAGCAGACCCGACCCAGGCGGGGCACAGTGCCCTTGTAGAAGCTGAAGggtaggagggaaagggaggatggGTGAGTGGGGGGGGCACCTCCCTCCAAGTCTTAGggtccttctcccctcccctgcaGGAGGCACAGTCTCAGGGGCCCCTAACTCACGCCTTGAGCCCCTCATGCTTCATGATCTGGTAGCCACAGTCCCACGTGCTCTTGTACTTATGAGCCTCCAAGCCCTGTgatggggaagaaggaggaggactTAAGAGATCATTGAGGCCAGGACTTCCTAATCTGCATTCTGGAAACTCAGGTTTCAAAAAACATTTAGATCATCCTATTTCCGGATACTTTGTAATCCtctgtattttatgtatttttttttggaggttaattggggttaagtgaactCACCCAGGGTCAGGAAGCTAAATAAGTATACAAggctaaatctgaactcagatcctcctgcatctagggccagtgctctagccactatggcgccacctagctgcccttattttaTGTTCTGTACTGCGCCTAAAGAAGCATTAATTTAATTAACGCTCATTGATTGAGAAAGTTTCACCAGACAGCTCCATGACACCCACAAATGCTCTTCcaaagagagaaagtgaggccTAGAGGGTCAAAGGACCAATGGGCGGAGAGCTGGAAGGGCCTTCCGTCAGCTGAGTCAagtctcatttgacagatgggaaaACTTGCTCCAGGTCTGCCAACTGAGGAGTGGTGGAAcacagatctgaacccaggcttCTGCCTCCATGCTTTCCCCGGGAGGGTGAGGGAGGTAGAGTCACTGCTGAGAAATTCAGGGAccataaaaacatcacttgtacaaaaaatatccatagcagccctgattgtggtggcaaagaattggaaattaaatgaatgtccttcaattggggaatggcttagcaactGTGGtctatatatgtcatggaacactattgatctattagaaaccaggagggaggggaattcggggaagcctggagggatttgcatgaactgatgctgagggagatgagcagaaccagaagaacactggacaccctaacagcaacatgggggcgatgatcagccttgagggactcgctcattccatcagggcaacaaccagggacaatttagggctgtctgtgatggagagtgccatctgtatccggagaaagaactgtggggtttgaacaaagaccaaggactattccctttaatttagggaaacaACAGATATCTTAtcgtctgatcttgctctctcttatcttttatgtctcttccttaaggacatgatttctctctcttcacactcaatgcggatcaatgtacaacatgcaaacaaagcaaagactcacaggctgccttctgtggggagtggggggaggggagggaagcaagaatgggggggaaattgtaaaactcaaataaaatatttcttaaaaaaacaaaaagaaaaagaaattcagggaCCAGGGAAAGACTCTGCACCAACGGTGTTCCCCATCCCCTGCCCCCTGGCCAAACCCTCAAGTCAGAAGGGCAGTGGGCCTGCAGTGCCCGGGTCCTGGACGAGATTAAGAAGAGAAGGCAAGGCATCTTCCCGCTAACTTactggggggggggctggttcacccaTTTCCTGTCTGATGAAATTGAGACAACTCggccctctctcctctcttctccctccactCACTCGGTGGCCAGGACCAGGCCATCCCCTTGTCCACTTCTCTTCAGGCCCAGCCAACTGGCCTCCTTTACAAGCCAGCTCTTCTACTTGGCTCCCTTGGCCAATCTCTTCATTCTTCTGCTCCAGGGTCTAGTGGGTCCTAACCATCTCACCAAGAAGTTAACCAGCTCCTGATGTGGGCATTCAAGGCCCCCACGACACGACGGACCCATACCTGGCCAATCCCCTCTCTTAATACTCTTTGGTCTCACCCAGCCCTGGCTGCCCTTCTGGAAATCCATCCCCACTCCCATCCCCGCGTGTGCAGGAGGTGATCAATACACGAAGCAAGAGTCATGTCATCTCTTTAGAGCTGGTGGGAGCCCAAGAGaacctattttacaggtgagggaagTGAGGTTCAGGGGACGGTCACACAGCATTAAGTAGCTGGGCCAGGAATTCTACATAGAACCCCCAACTTGAAAATCAGGGAGTTCTGCCTTTACCTGCATCCGGGTCTTAATCACATCCAGTGGTGTGTTTCCAAAGACGCTGGCGGCCCCAGCAATGGCTCCAAACACCCCGGTCACCACAGGGTTCATGGGCTTGTTGGGGTCATCTCCTGTGGAGGACAAGTGGGGGAGTGAGTCCAGGAGTGGGGCAGGgctttggggggggtgggggggtggcaaGGCCAGGGTCCTTACCTCGGTACCAGTTGCGCAGGGAGGTCATGACGAAGAATCGGATAGCCTGATTGGAGCCTTGCTTCAGCACGGTGGCCGTGAGGCCCTGGTAGGTGCCCTTCACACCTGGTGATGCCCGAGAAAAGGTCACTCATTGGGACACCTCCCCGGGCCTGCATGAGTTGGGCTCTCTGACCACCCAGGCCTGCCCTTGGCCTTCATGATGGCTCCTATCCAGATAGCCCCTCCCTCCAGGGAAGAGTCACCCCTTTTACTAGATAAACTTCCACCATTCATCCAAGCCTTCCTCGGGGGTGCTGTGCCCCCATGCCCCTGCCTCTTATAAGGCTTGGAGCCACCACTACAATCGTAACTGTTGCCATCATGGTCTCTAAATGGTACCATGGACAGCAGAGCTGCCTGCCCCAGGGCAACTGGCCCTGAAATTCTCCCAGACCCAACACTGACCTTGTTCCCGGACGATCTCCCTCACACCATGGAAAAAGCCGCGATACTTGGGTTTGGGGGAACACTGGTCATGGATAAACTTCACCTGCAGAAGATGGAGAACAGGAGCCCACGTTGAGAGCCTTAGGGAGATGGCAAACTGGGGCCAGGGGCGTTTAggtcttctcccctccccccatatgTCCAACAGTGCCGTGGGAGAGAGGGAGAcccagagagaaaggagggagagaagaagagaggaaaagagaacaaaaaagagagaggtgAGAAGgacacagagagaaaagaaagatggaaggggagggagagaaaggaagagaaagagaagaaaaaagggtgagagggtgagagggagagaggaagcagGTCAGGAGAAAGATGACCCAGAGGTCAGAAGGGGCCTCAGTTCAAGCCCTGCCCAGGCCCTGGCCTATCTGACCAGGGGTCCCCTCAAGACAACGTAAGCCTGTTGCCTGTCCTTCCTCAGTCCCAGGGACTAAGACAGGAAAGGATTTTAGCCCAAGAAAAAAAGCCACAATGGTGGAAAGTCAGGCGCAGGGAATTCACTGGTCCCTGGCAGAGGTGAGGCCCACCTTGATGGTCTCCATGGGGCACACGACCACCACGGCCTCAGCCACGCCGGCCCCCAGCCCACAGAGCAGCCCCCGAGTGCTGTCCAGCCGGCCCTGGGCGTCCCGCATGTGGTTGCTGAGGAATTCGAACATCCCAAACCTaggggtgggggggcaggaaTCAGAGCAGTCCAGGCCAGGTCTGGGCTCCCACCCACCCAGCAGGCCACCCCACTGCCGCCACCCAAGTTTAGCGTGCCTGAAAGTGGAAGCCGGTGCCCCATTTAACaggcaaagaaactgaggctgagaaaacaAGGGGGTGCCCTCGAGGCGGCTGCTTGGCCCTCTCCGGGCCTCCGCTCCCACATCTGTAGGATGGCTACTGAGCACATATGCTGCCGCTTCGTGCCCCACACCTTGTCGTCCCTCCCCCGCCTCACCTGACTGCCGCCTTGGGGATGGAGCCATAGAGAAGAGAGCTGAGGCCCCGGTAGAGACCCAGGACTCCGTGACTGCGGACGGTCTGCTTCACGCAATCCCCTGGGGAGGAAGGCAGAGATGTGGAGGCCCGGCCCACAGGTGGCCCCTGTGTACTGAGGACCCCAGAACTCACAATGCACCTGTGCCCCCGAGCCCGGCTCCCCGAGTGGGGGCTCCATCTCGGGGCCCCAGCCCTGGTGCTCTTGGAGccagagacctcagaggccatccag
This window harbors:
- the SLC25A1 gene encoding tricarboxylate transport protein, mitochondrial — its product is MAPAGKAKLTHPGKAILAGGLAGGIEICITFPTEYVKTQLQLDEKAHPPRYRGIGDCVKQTVRSHGVLGLYRGLSSLLYGSIPKAAVRFGMFEFLSNHMRDAQGRLDSTRGLLCGLGAGVAEAVVVVCPMETIKVKFIHDQCSPKPKYRGFFHGVREIVREQGVKGTYQGLTATVLKQGSNQAIRFFVMTSLRNWYRGDDPNKPMNPVVTGVFGAIAGAASVFGNTPLDVIKTRMQGLEAHKYKSTWDCGYQIMKHEGLKAFYKGTVPRLGRVCLDVAIVFIIYDEVVKLLNKVWKTD